The Leopardus geoffroyi isolate Oge1 chromosome C3, O.geoffroyi_Oge1_pat1.0, whole genome shotgun sequence genomic interval tcacggaccgcgagatcgtgacctggctgaagtcggacgcttaaccgactgcgccacccaggcgcccctcaaattcttTAACAAAGTGTATCATTTACATTTCCACTAGCAATGTATTAATCATTCTATTTATTTCACATTGTCAGACTGTTGTCAAGCTCATTTTTGTCTATCTGGTACATGTGAAATGATAACTAGCAAGCAAATGGGACCTCAGTCCTATGGAATTCTGCTACAACCATGTGAACTTGGAAGAGGACTCAGCTTCAGCATGAAGTGCAGCCTGGCTGTCACCATGACTGTACCTTGTGAGACTCGTGAGCAGAGGTCCCATAGAGATCTGTCTTGcatcctgacccacagaaactgaaaTGAATGCAtgatgttttaagccactaaattaaATTGTGTTAaattgttacacagcaacagatGACTAATATGTTATTGGATCCatggagaaggaaataaaattcaaatatgctAATTAGTTCAGCTGTGAACAGAATTGATATAATCTATGAAAGATCTGAGAGCTgttttctttgattaaaaaaatttttgctgaAGGGTTTAGATTAGCCTCACTGGATTAAGTGCTCGTCCCTTGTCTGATCTGTGACTGGGAAAGCAGGATTTATCAGAAAATGATAGCTCCCACTAAACCCCCAGGGCTTGAGGAGACACTTCCCAGGAGATTTCATAGTTAAAACAACAATAGAATTCTATCATGCTAATGCAATTGGAAAAGGCAAttagaaaagacaaaagtatatataagagaagattattttttcattactgaagataacatgattatataaaatcatttgaaaattagtAAGAGCAGTAGCTACATGCAACAAGACGATTAATATGaagatcaatataaaattatagttttttatatttgtaaactgataaaataaaatggaagatccATTGATAGTAGGAACAAAAGAGAATTTAccaataaataaaccaaaatggaaatatataggAGCAATATGACACAAATTTAACTTGAGACATTCTTGTACTTGATTGACTGTCATGAAGGGTAATATGACCATTACATTCTAACTAAATGCTTATttcatgagagaaaatatttgatgcCTAATTCACACTAAGGTTACTAGCTTAATaggatcttctttctttttttaaaaaaacttttaatgtttatttatttttgagagacagagagagacaaagcacaagctggagaggggcaaaatgagagagagaagcacacagaatctgaagcagggtccaggctctgagctgtcagcacagagcctgttgctgGGGTCGAACacgtgaattgtgagatcatgacctgacctaaagtcagacactaactgattgagccagccaggcacctcaataAGATCTTCTTTCTTACCAGTACCTACATTTTACTCAGTGATCCTCAAAATTTAGTGTGCCTAAGAACTACCTGGGAACGTTTCTTGGAATGCTTATTACAAGACACCACCCCCAAGAAATTCAGAATCAGTACCTCTGAGTAGAACCTATTCACCTGCATTTTAACTTGGAAAAACATTGCTTCAGCCCAAAGGAAAGAATCTCAGGTGGTGGCATGTCATTTCTGATCTGGAGATCAGCAGGAGATTCTCAGGAGTGAATATCGTTCTGGTAATCCTCAAATAACATCAGAGTAGTTGGGTATTGTGTAGGTTTACTTGTGACTCTTAAGACTGTTTATGCCCGggagaatacatttatttatacctAGTAATTATATGAGATTATATGCGAGGAGTCTTAAGAGatatgccagacattgtgtaTTCTCCATGCTTTCTCTCAGTTCTTTCTTATGTTCTGTGACTTTGAGAGGGAAGTAAGGAACGTCAAGGACAAGTAAGAGAGGCAAGGGGGGCCTTTAGCATAATCTCCAAGAACTGCAGATGCCCAGGCATTGTGATGGCGAATATGCTTATTTCATTGGCAATGGATGGTTAGCTGTCAATGAACCAGAGAAGAAGACCAGAACGGAAACCATGACACCCACCCCACCGTAAATTTGGGTTTCCTCCAAAACCATTTCCCCTCTGTATGTAGATGCAATGAGCTGGAGAGAGGATATAAGTAGACTTCAGGAAGCTCCCTCCACACTCTAGAACCTGAGGTGACCATTTCTGAGCTGGTTGTCTCTGCTTTTGGTCAGATCTACCTTCAGTCCCATGGGAGGCTTTGAAGGTCATTTGTACCCCGGactgtctctcttcttctatgGACTTTATCATGCACGACTAGTCTCCAGGGCCTTGATATGCAACTACCCTGTCCAGTATCTGCCACGCCATCCCTGGAGCAAAGGAAGATGGGCAAGGCTGAGACAAATACACTATGTTGGGCTGGTGAAGATATTAAGTGCCTGCATTTTAGTAGCTCAAGAGCTACATAACATACATGGACAGTTTGTACTCATCAGCAAGATATATCATCAGAGAAACTTTTTGTACCGCAAACAGTGGCAGCATCTCACTCTATATATTACCTTCTTCCTGAGCGGGTGTGTAGATGTGGTGAGCCAGAACGTGCTGCCCCAGAGGTGTGCTGCTCTGGAGCAAGGTGCCCAAGCCCTGGGTAtgtttctgtttctgcctctgaTGGTGTCTCACATGCAGGACTCAGAAGGTGTGGAGCTGCAGTCTCACATCCTGCTCACTCAGGTCATATTCCTGCTGGCATTGGTGGTGATCGCAGAGCTGTGGGCCCCTGATGTGCTGCAACTCTGGGTGATGAAGGCTTTTTTTTATATGATGACAGGCTCTTGGCTGATTCAGATAGGCTTTATGCTGTACAAACCAATTTCTGGCtataaatggatggatgatgaCAAAAACAACATTATATTTGTCACCACCTTCTTCTGCTGGCATGTGGCTTCCATTGCCATTTTGATGATCTGGGTCTATGGCTTCTCTTTTTTGTGGTATTGTTACATTTGTTGATGTTTGAACCTGGGTAAGCCAGGAATGGTTTCTGTCACCTGCACATTCTGGAATACCTGGAAGAGAAGTTGTGGGAAGTGCAGGTGTCAGAGAAGATGACTGAGGCAACAGACTCTGCTGGGATGGGCATACCCTTCACCCCTTCTGGCTTTTCTTAGTCTCATTTGCTGAGCAGGGTGCAGAGGCAAGGCAAATGAAACACAAGAGATATGTGACTATGACCTTCATTCTCAGCTTCCCAActatttcccccacctccctacTCTCTCCTCAACTCCAACCAAGGCATTCTGCTTGCCTTGCTCCTCTCTGTATTCTTCACATCCCTCCCAGGAgagcatgaaaataaatgtacTATATCCTGTCTTTGGGTCTTTATAAATATCCTCACCCACCCCAGAGCATACTGAGCCCTAGTTACATTTAGTACATCATAATAATTTACCCATGATAATAACCACctcctcaccctttctctcttcaATACCCATACTAAATCTAAACTGTTATTTTCACTATAAATAACTCAGAGAACTATTGTTTAATTCTTTCCTTAGGTTATGATTTATCAAAGAAATCCTTTATTTTCAGCTTTAATGAGATAtacttaatataaaaacaatcacacatatttaatgtatgcaTTTTGAGGAGTTTGGACATATGTGATGCCATGGTAACACCACCACAATCCTTGAAGGCAATTTCTTCTGCACGGTCTATCAGAACAGAGCAACACCTTGCACAGAGTGAGGTCTCAAAAGGACTCATGTGCTTCCAGAATTTATCGATCGGTCTCCCCGAGTGTAGAGTCTGTCAGATTCTTCTCCCTGGGTAGATCAGCAATCAGCCCATTGCTCTGTACACACCTCAATCAATTTCCAAGTAGCAGACTCACCTGGAGCCAATCCTTTCTGGTTCTTACATGTAGGAGAATTCAATGGCTTATTTATtccatgaaattttctttttgatcctcACAACTGTCTTATCATGTAGGTTCATAGATGATAATCTAAAACCTCAAAGGGTTAAAAACTGGCTCAAGGTAGCCAGACATTTAGCTATGTCACATAATGCTATATCTGAGTGTCAAGGGAGGTCGAATTCTGAGTAGTAAAGTTAAATTGTTGGCAACTTGCAAAAGAATGTCTTCATGTCACCCGTTATGCTTCTTTCCCTGCCACCCCAGGATACGAAGAATATGTCAAGCTTCCCTTACTCTTGGTCATGGCTATAATATCCAGGCTTAGGACAGAGTGAGGCTGAGGCAGGGGTTCTAGGGGGTCATCATCCTTCtagtttccctttttcttctggtTCCTAGGAGAACTAGACATACCCATCTTTCTTTGGTTCTGGCCTTACTCTTGTTAATTTTCTTGCTCAAGCGTTAAAGTGTAGCAGGGATGAATTATTGTCTGGTCATGAAGGTTCTCTACTCTATGGTTTGGGGGGCTTGTGAGCATTCTGAGTTGCTGCAAAGGGGGAGGTGTTTCCCAGTGTCATTTTGATGGGGGTCAGCAATGTCTCCGAATGTGCCATGGCACGCATGTGACCAGCAGGCAGCTCTCCATGGAAGGCTTACACCTTGCGCCAGTGGGATATTTGATCAGGTAACAATGCTGCTCTCCATTGGAAATAAGTGGTCCCTGGggtggaataaaatatttatcaggcATTAGTTTAGCTTCTGTGCCTCTCCTTGGTTTTGGTGACCAGTGGAGGTATGCAGTTTTCTCTGTAGGTTCTGCCCTGTTCCTGGTTGTCACCTCTGGGTCCCATCCCCTTGTTTCTCCCCCGCAACTTGGGTATTTTTCAGGCCTTGCCTAGCTTTGCAGTCCCTCCTTCCTAAAGCCTAGTTGAACCTCCTCTAGTGTCCTGAGATTGGGAAGATAGGGAATCTGTTTTTCCTCTACACTCTTTCCTAGTGATATGgcaaaattctgttttctaattcATTCAGGCCTCCTATTTTTGTATTAAGGTCATAATTTGGATGTTTTTAACCTAAAAATTGACTCTTCTTTTTTGCAATTATAACCCAACCTCATCTTGAGGCAGTCTTCCATTAATTGGGGGTAAAGTTATTGTAAATAActgtttttttacaaaaaaagccaaaatattaatattttaggatATTGTCTCTCTGCAAAGGTAAAAGTTGAAGAGATATCAAAGCCACATGTCGAcagatctgtccatttctgagtACTTTCTTTTTAGGGCCTGTTAGACACTGATGAACTAATCTCTGGTAGTAAATTAATGCCTCCAAATATTATTATGTCTCACAATATGTCTTTTTgaggtaaaataataaatattagcagGGTCCTACAAAGCCACAAAAGATTATTACTGAGGCCTAATATAATGGTGGAATGGACAGGCCTGGTTGGATGAAAGGATCTTTCTGTATTCTTCACATCACAGTAGGTATGAGTACTCTGACAGTAATCCTAATCACTTTGGGATGTAAGACCAACTGAagataaatttggaaaacaaacaaaaaaccaacccagAGCTGTATAGTTAAAGGTGTGATCTTCACCACCATCCACCAGAGGGCATCATCTTTACATGAGCCTGGAAAGGCAAATGCTCTCCATTCAGTATTTAAGTATAGATTTATAAGAAATGAAGTGATGAAGAGCAGGGCAGAATAATACATAAGCAAGTGTCTGTCGAGGCACCCAGTAAACATAATGAAGATCTGTTTGTTTCTTGTTAACCTTAGATATGTAGACATGAATAAGCATAGAATTCAATCAGTAGATATAGGTTATATGTAGATAGATACATGGAAACATAGGTACATAGATGCATaagttatatagatatatacatgtatggatatatatccatacatatatata includes:
- the LOC123586526 gene encoding transmembrane epididymal protein 1-like, which produces MGGFEGHLYPGLSLFFYGLYHARLVSRALICNYPVQYLPRHPWSKGRWARLRQIHYVGLVKILSACILVAQELHNIHGQFVLISKIYHQRNFLYRKQWQHLTLYITFFLSGCVDVVSQNVLPQRCAALEQGAQALGMFLFLPLMVSHMQDSEGVELQSHILLTQVIFLLALVVIAELWAPDVLQLWVMKAFFYMMTGSWLIQIGFMLYKPISGYKWMDDDKNNIIFVTTFFCWHVASIAILMIWVYGFSFLWYCYIC